The following coding sequences are from one Phenylobacterium glaciei window:
- a CDS encoding rhodanese-like domain-containing protein — protein MFAASRTKDLTPQEVKADLDAHAILLIDVREPAEFAAERIHGALNFPLSTFDPGVLPAAGDKLMVLQCGSGKRSATAIDRCQKAGHAIDSHLAGGIMAWKAAGLPTVTFDSDTGSVRDRA, from the coding sequence ATGTTCGCCGCATCCAGAACCAAGGACCTCACCCCGCAAGAGGTGAAGGCCGATCTCGACGCCCACGCCATCCTGCTGATCGATGTGCGCGAGCCCGCGGAATTCGCCGCCGAACGCATTCACGGCGCGCTCAACTTCCCGCTCTCGACCTTCGACCCCGGCGTCCTGCCGGCGGCGGGCGACAAGCTGATGGTGCTGCAGTGCGGCTCGGGCAAGCGCTCGGCCACAGCGATCGACCGTTGCCAGAAGGCCGGCCACGCCATCGACTCCCACCTGGCCGGCGGCATCATGGCCTGGAAGGCCGCGGGCCTGCCGACTGTCACCTTCGACAGCGACACCGGCTCGGTCCGCGACCGCGCCTGA
- a CDS encoding NAD(P)/FAD-dependent oxidoreductase: protein MAKPKIVILGAGLGGAIAAFEIKDAVGERAEVSVVSQGDVFHFVPSNPWVAVHWRKRGAIEVKLPPVFKKRGVAFTGVGAKKVSPADNRIELNDGAVLDYDYLVIATGPDLAFDEIPGLGPHGGFTQSICHVDHAETAAAAFDRFVEAPGPIVVGAVQGASCFGPAYEFAMLLDTELKRRKIRDRVPMTFVTSEPYIGHLGLDGVGDTKGLLESEMRNRHIKWVTNAKVTSVEAGLMHVEEIGEDGAVKASHDLPFAFSMMLPAFRGVAAVRGIEGLTNPRGFILVDKHQRNPTFPNIFALGVCVAIPPTGKTPVPVGVPKTGFMIESMVAAIAKNLGQIMDGRAASNEATWNAFCLADFGDGGVAFVAQPQIPPRNVNWSAEGKWVHLAKVAFEKYFLRKIKRGESEPFYEKLALDVMGLRKIKG from the coding sequence GTGGCCAAGCCGAAAATCGTGATCCTGGGCGCCGGACTGGGCGGCGCCATCGCCGCTTTCGAGATCAAGGACGCCGTCGGCGAACGTGCCGAGGTCAGCGTCGTCTCGCAGGGCGACGTCTTCCATTTCGTGCCGTCCAACCCCTGGGTCGCCGTCCACTGGCGCAAGCGCGGCGCCATCGAGGTCAAGCTGCCGCCGGTGTTCAAGAAGCGCGGCGTCGCCTTCACCGGGGTCGGCGCCAAGAAGGTGTCGCCGGCCGACAACCGGATCGAGCTCAATGACGGCGCGGTCCTCGACTACGACTACCTGGTGATCGCCACCGGGCCGGACTTGGCCTTCGACGAGATTCCGGGCCTGGGGCCGCACGGCGGCTTTACCCAGTCGATATGCCATGTCGACCACGCCGAGACCGCCGCCGCCGCCTTCGACCGTTTCGTCGAGGCTCCGGGGCCCATCGTGGTGGGCGCAGTGCAGGGCGCCTCCTGCTTCGGCCCGGCCTACGAATTCGCCATGCTCCTCGACACCGAGCTCAAGCGCCGCAAGATCCGCGACCGCGTGCCGATGACCTTCGTCACCTCCGAACCCTATATCGGTCACCTGGGTCTGGACGGGGTCGGCGACACCAAGGGCCTGCTCGAGAGCGAGATGCGCAACCGGCACATCAAGTGGGTGACCAACGCCAAGGTCACATCCGTCGAAGCCGGCCTGATGCACGTCGAGGAGATCGGCGAGGACGGCGCCGTCAAGGCCAGCCACGACCTGCCCTTCGCCTTCTCGATGATGCTGCCGGCCTTCCGGGGCGTCGCCGCCGTGCGCGGGATCGAGGGCCTGACCAATCCGCGCGGCTTCATCCTGGTGGACAAACACCAGCGCAACCCGACGTTCCCCAATATCTTCGCCTTGGGCGTCTGTGTCGCCATTCCCCCCACGGGCAAGACGCCCGTGCCAGTGGGGGTGCCCAAGACCGGGTTCATGATCGAGAGTATGGTGGCGGCCATCGCCAAGAACCTCGGTCAGATCATGGACGGTCGGGCCGCCAGCAACGAGGCCACCTGGAACGCCTTCTGCCTGGCCGACTTCGGCGACGGCGGCGTGGCCTTCGTGGCCCAGCCGCAGATCCCGCCGCGCAACGTCAACTGGTCGGCAGAGGGCAAGTGGGTCCACCTGGCCAAGGTCGCCTTCGAGAAATACTTCCTGCGCAAGATCAAGCGCGGCGAGAGCGAGCCTTTCTACGAAAAGCTCGCCCTGGACGTAATGGGGCTGCGCAAGATCAAGGGCTGA
- a CDS encoding YgaP family membrane protein, with protein MSVDRMVFVFAGSVVLLSIALAHYVHPWWIGLAIFAGLNMIQSAFTGFCPAAMLFKKLGAKPGVAFR; from the coding sequence ATGAGTGTCGACCGAATGGTCTTCGTCTTCGCCGGGAGCGTGGTGCTCCTCAGCATCGCCCTGGCCCACTATGTTCATCCCTGGTGGATCGGACTGGCGATCTTCGCCGGCCTCAACATGATCCAGTCGGCCTTCACGGGCTTCTGCCCCGCGGCGATGCTGTTCAAGAAGCTGGGCGCCAAACCAGGCGTCGCCTTCCGCTAA
- a CDS encoding dihydrodipicolinate synthase family protein, whose product MDATRREALVGAAAVAAMAGTAGRALAAPNLGSPVKTLFWTASVTPCDKNLKFDPGAFRDILAWFKHCGADGVVVLGTSGEFPSFSVAERRQIAETALKDKNGLNVIIGPGTSNIAETIELAKHAEDHGADGLLVIPPFYYNDPATEGLTRYYSMLFDKVRVPINLYHIPGTSEAPISLELIKSLSSYPNLAGIKDSSGKVDGYKAFVEAFPDLNMRTGTNNNLEQAFDHGMGAILADGNVFTKLCADVFTAWRAKQDYKPALEKLRTVQRDMRGMGINSYGPMKYALSLQMGGPQTYQRPPHLDVTPEQKAAIKSALDKIKDMA is encoded by the coding sequence ATGGACGCGACTCGAAGAGAGGCGCTGGTCGGCGCTGCGGCGGTGGCTGCGATGGCAGGGACAGCGGGACGGGCCCTGGCGGCGCCGAATCTTGGGAGCCCGGTCAAGACCCTGTTCTGGACCGCCAGCGTCACCCCCTGTGACAAGAACCTGAAGTTCGATCCCGGCGCCTTCCGCGACATCCTGGCCTGGTTCAAGCACTGCGGCGCCGACGGGGTGGTGGTGCTGGGCACCAGCGGCGAGTTCCCGTCCTTCTCGGTGGCCGAGCGCCGGCAGATCGCCGAGACGGCCCTAAAGGACAAGAACGGCCTGAACGTCATCATCGGCCCGGGCACGAGCAACATCGCCGAGACCATCGAGCTGGCCAAACACGCCGAGGATCACGGGGCCGACGGCCTGCTGGTGATCCCGCCGTTCTACTACAACGATCCGGCCACGGAGGGTCTGACCCGCTACTACTCGATGCTGTTCGACAAGGTGCGGGTTCCGATCAATCTCTACCACATCCCCGGCACCAGCGAGGCGCCCATCAGCCTGGAGCTGATCAAGAGCCTGTCCAGCTATCCAAACCTCGCCGGCATCAAGGATTCCAGCGGCAAGGTGGACGGTTACAAGGCCTTCGTGGAGGCCTTCCCCGACCTCAACATGCGGACCGGCACCAACAACAACCTGGAGCAGGCCTTCGACCACGGCATGGGGGCGATCCTGGCGGACGGCAACGTCTTCACCAAGCTCTGCGCCGACGTCTTCACCGCCTGGCGCGCCAAGCAGGACTACAAGCCGGCCCTGGAGAAACTGCGCACAGTGCAGCGCGACATGCGCGGCATGGGGATCAATTCCTACGGCCCCATGAAGTATGCGCTGAGCCTGCAGATGGGCGGGCCTCAGACCTATCAGCGGCCGCCGCACCTCGACGTCACGCCCGAGCAGAAGGCCGCCATCAAGTCGGCCCTCGACAAGATCAAGGACATGGCCTGA
- a CDS encoding PQQ-binding-like beta-propeller repeat protein, with protein sequence MGPLRILGGALAALALTAAAQAQTPAKDVEWPSYTADLAGSRYRPLDQINASNFKDLEVAWRFKTDAIGNRPEFKLEGTPLMVGGVVYATAGSRRGVVALDAATGELLWMHSEHEGARAGASPRQLSGRGLSYWSHGDQQRVLYVTTGYRLISLDAKTGQPVEGFGTAGVVDLKQDFDQEIWPDLVNGEAGYHAAPVIAGDTIIIGTAFREGFTPARKANTKGYVRAYDVRTGKRLWTFHTIPKKGEFGYDTWLNGSAETTGNTAVWTQITVDEGLNTAYLAVESPTSDFYGGHRHGNGLYGNSLVAVDLTTGQRKWHFQVIHHEIWDYDNSSAPLLMDIKVKGKAIKAVALPSKQGFLYVFDRVTGKPVWPMPETKVPAGDVPGEWYAPTQPIPSKPVAYARNGVAESDLIDFTPALHAKALALAKNYKLGPVYTPPVVSQQPGPLGLLSYSAQGGTNWPGGSFDPETHTAYIYACNACLGAYGLQPAPEGMSDLSWVVGVAGLPVVMIKGPGDGVGADAPPPPKTPPSANAGTGRLTVDGLPLLKPPYSTISAINLDSGDIIWQIPAGETPDFIRNNPALKGLNIPRTGQSGYQIGTLVTKSLVIAGDGLVTTTADHPRGAMLRAYDKANGKEVGAVWMPAPQSGSPMTYSLNGKQYLIVAVSGGAYSGEYIAYTLPSADN encoded by the coding sequence ATGGGTCCCCTGCGTATCCTCGGCGGGGCGCTCGCCGCCCTGGCGCTCACCGCCGCCGCCCAGGCTCAGACGCCCGCCAAGGACGTCGAGTGGCCCAGCTACACCGCCGATCTGGCGGGCAGCCGCTACCGACCGCTGGACCAGATCAACGCGTCGAACTTCAAGGACCTGGAGGTGGCCTGGCGGTTCAAGACCGACGCCATCGGCAACCGTCCGGAGTTCAAGCTGGAGGGCACGCCGCTGATGGTGGGCGGCGTGGTCTACGCCACCGCCGGCTCCCGGCGCGGGGTGGTCGCCCTGGACGCGGCCACCGGCGAACTGTTGTGGATGCATTCCGAGCACGAGGGCGCGCGGGCCGGGGCCTCGCCCCGGCAGCTGTCCGGGCGCGGGCTGTCCTACTGGAGCCACGGCGACCAGCAGCGGGTGCTCTATGTGACCACCGGCTACCGGCTGATCTCGCTGGACGCCAAGACCGGCCAGCCGGTCGAGGGTTTCGGGACCGCCGGGGTGGTGGACCTGAAGCAGGACTTCGACCAGGAGATCTGGCCCGACCTGGTGAACGGTGAGGCGGGCTATCACGCCGCCCCGGTGATCGCGGGCGACACGATCATCATCGGCACGGCCTTCCGCGAGGGCTTCACCCCGGCGCGCAAGGCCAACACCAAGGGCTATGTGCGGGCCTATGACGTGCGCACGGGCAAACGGCTGTGGACCTTCCACACCATCCCGAAGAAGGGCGAATTTGGCTACGATACCTGGCTGAACGGCTCGGCGGAGACCACGGGCAACACCGCCGTCTGGACCCAGATCACCGTCGATGAGGGCCTGAACACCGCCTATCTGGCGGTGGAGTCGCCCACCAGCGACTTCTACGGCGGACACCGTCACGGCAACGGCCTGTATGGGAACAGCCTGGTGGCCGTCGACCTGACCACGGGTCAGCGCAAGTGGCACTTCCAGGTCATCCACCACGAGATCTGGGACTACGACAATTCCTCGGCCCCGCTGCTGATGGACATCAAGGTCAAGGGCAAGGCCATCAAGGCCGTGGCCCTGCCCAGCAAGCAGGGCTTCCTCTACGTCTTCGACCGGGTGACGGGTAAGCCGGTCTGGCCGATGCCGGAGACCAAGGTCCCGGCTGGCGACGTGCCCGGCGAATGGTACGCCCCGACCCAGCCGATCCCCTCCAAGCCCGTGGCCTACGCCCGCAACGGCGTCGCCGAGAGCGACCTGATCGACTTCACCCCGGCGCTGCACGCCAAGGCCCTGGCGCTGGCCAAGAATTACAAGCTGGGCCCGGTCTATACGCCGCCGGTGGTGAGCCAGCAGCCGGGGCCGCTCGGCCTGCTGAGCTATTCGGCGCAGGGCGGCACCAACTGGCCGGGCGGGTCCTTCGATCCGGAGACCCACACGGCCTACATCTATGCCTGCAACGCCTGCCTGGGGGCCTATGGCCTGCAGCCGGCGCCAGAGGGGATGAGCGACCTTTCCTGGGTGGTGGGCGTCGCCGGCCTGCCGGTGGTGATGATCAAGGGCCCCGGCGACGGGGTGGGGGCCGACGCGCCGCCGCCGCCGAAAACGCCGCCCTCGGCCAATGCGGGGACCGGCCGTTTGACGGTCGATGGTCTGCCGCTGCTGAAGCCGCCCTATTCCACCATCAGCGCCATCAACCTCGATAGCGGCGACATCATCTGGCAGATCCCGGCGGGCGAGACGCCGGACTTCATCCGCAACAACCCGGCGCTGAAGGGGCTGAATATCCCGCGCACCGGCCAGAGCGGCTATCAGATCGGCACCCTGGTGACCAAGTCGCTGGTGATCGCCGGTGACGGCCTGGTGACCACCACGGCTGACCATCCGCGCGGCGCCATGCTGCGGGCCTATGACAAGGCCAACGGCAAGGAGGTGGGCGCCGTCTGGATGCCCGCCCCGCAGTCGGGCTCGCCGATGACCTACAGCCTGAATGGCAAGCAGTACCTGATCGTGGCGGTGAGCGGCGGCGCCTATTCGGGCGAGTACATCGCCTACACCCTGCCGTCGGCCGACAACTAG
- a CDS encoding c-type cytochrome: MRKSLVFAGVLAAGGLAMIAGKPMAQDATRSVWDGVYTEAQAQRGQAAYAQSCGLCHGVGLTGLGEAKPLTGPEFLSNWNGLTMADLFDRTRTTMPLNKPRSLTKEQYADVLAYLLKFDGFPAGQSELPARSEMLAGVTIDAFKPSAALSVTGASADAAAIVADPNGAPNAYAADPGFFKLPAGRTMGSTSAVATDSRGHIWIAERCGANNCAGSKLDPILEFDANGGFIKAFGAGMLLFPHGLFVDAKDHIWLTDGHSDGTKGAQVFEFDTTGKLLRTLGKAGVSAEGPDTFTEPNAVLVTKDGTIFVADGHTPNKGAARIVKFDKSGKFLKQWGGHGAGPGQLEVPHTLAMDSKGRLFVGDRWNNRIQVFDQEGKLLATWDQFGRPSGMFIDRSDVLYVADSESRNPEGYGHHPGWARGIRIGSAKTGAVTAFIRDTEPNPDKAATSGAEGVWADRHGVIYGAQVQQKTVVRYTRAH, encoded by the coding sequence ATGCGTAAGAGTCTGGTGTTCGCTGGCGTCCTGGCGGCGGGCGGGTTGGCGATGATCGCCGGCAAGCCCATGGCCCAGGACGCCACCCGCTCGGTCTGGGACGGGGTCTATACCGAGGCTCAGGCGCAGCGGGGGCAGGCGGCCTACGCTCAGTCCTGCGGCCTGTGCCACGGGGTGGGCCTGACCGGCCTGGGGGAAGCCAAGCCCCTGACCGGGCCGGAGTTCCTGTCCAACTGGAACGGCCTGACCATGGCCGACCTTTTCGACCGGACACGGACCACCATGCCGTTGAACAAGCCGCGGTCGCTGACCAAGGAGCAGTACGCCGACGTCCTGGCCTACCTGCTGAAGTTCGACGGCTTCCCGGCGGGGCAGAGCGAACTGCCGGCCAGGAGCGAGATGCTGGCGGGGGTGACGATCGACGCCTTCAAGCCCAGTGCAGCCCTGTCGGTGACGGGCGCCAGCGCCGACGCGGCGGCGATCGTGGCCGATCCCAACGGCGCGCCGAACGCCTACGCCGCCGACCCCGGGTTCTTCAAACTTCCGGCCGGCCGGACCATGGGCTCCACCAGCGCGGTGGCGACCGACAGCCGCGGCCACATCTGGATCGCCGAGCGGTGCGGCGCCAACAACTGCGCCGGCAGCAAACTGGACCCCATCCTGGAGTTCGACGCCAACGGCGGTTTCATCAAGGCCTTTGGGGCCGGGATGCTGCTGTTCCCGCACGGCCTGTTCGTCGACGCCAAGGACCACATCTGGCTGACCGACGGCCATTCGGACGGGACCAAGGGCGCCCAGGTCTTCGAGTTCGACACCACTGGCAAGCTCCTGCGGACGCTCGGCAAGGCCGGGGTCTCCGCCGAGGGCCCCGACACCTTCACCGAACCCAACGCCGTGCTGGTGACCAAGGACGGGACCATCTTCGTCGCCGACGGCCACACCCCGAACAAGGGCGCGGCGCGGATCGTCAAGTTCGACAAGTCCGGCAAGTTTCTCAAGCAATGGGGCGGCCACGGCGCCGGTCCCGGGCAGCTGGAGGTGCCCCATACGCTGGCGATGGATTCCAAGGGCCGGCTGTTCGTCGGCGACCGCTGGAACAACCGCATCCAGGTCTTCGACCAGGAGGGCAAGCTGCTGGCGACTTGGGATCAGTTCGGCCGGCCGAGCGGCATGTTCATCGACAGAAGCGACGTGCTCTATGTCGCCGACTCCGAGTCACGAAACCCCGAGGGCTACGGCCACCATCCGGGCTGGGCCCGCGGCATCCGCATTGGCAGCGCCAAGACCGGCGCGGTGACCGCCTTCATCCGCGACACCGAGCCCAATCCGGACAAGGCCGCGACGAGCGGGGCGGAGGGGGTCTGGGCTGACCGCCACGGCGTGATCTACGGCGCCCAGGTCCAACAGAAGACCGTGGTCCGCTACACCAGGGCGCACTAG